One window from the genome of Kaistella carnis encodes:
- a CDS encoding sigma-54-dependent transcriptional regulator, whose amino-acid sequence MQKILIVEDEKAISGVLQSILSDELSDYEFIIAEDGLEGLKHIEKDDFALVVSDIKMPKVSGTELLKQALQLKPDITFVMISGHADIDTAVDCLKDGAYDFISKPIDINRLITSVKNALDKRNLQKSNQHLSTENKTLKKKVNKKYQMIGESPALKKIQEMIEKVAASDARVLITGPNGAGKELVAHAIHAQSDRSKGPMIEVNCAAIPSELIESELFGHVKGSFTGAIKDKQGKFELANNGTIFLDEIGDMSLIAQAKVLRALQESKVSPVGSDKEIKVDVRVLAATNKNMQEEIRSGKFREDLYHRLSVIEIYVPSLDERKDDIKLLVEHFAKIISEEHGTALKKFDDKAIKALENFSWTGNIRELRNVVERLIILGSNPINENDVISFVRK is encoded by the coding sequence ATGCAAAAAATCTTAATTGTTGAAGATGAAAAAGCTATTTCCGGGGTATTGCAGAGCATTCTCTCTGATGAACTGTCTGATTATGAATTCATTATTGCCGAAGATGGTTTAGAAGGACTTAAACATATTGAGAAAGATGATTTCGCTTTGGTCGTTTCGGATATTAAAATGCCGAAAGTCTCCGGAACAGAACTTTTAAAACAAGCTTTACAATTAAAACCCGATATCACTTTCGTGATGATTTCTGGTCATGCTGATATTGATACTGCCGTAGACTGCCTAAAAGATGGAGCCTACGATTTTATATCCAAGCCTATTGATATTAATCGCTTGATCACCAGTGTTAAAAATGCTTTAGATAAAAGAAATCTTCAAAAATCAAATCAACATTTAAGTACCGAAAATAAAACCTTGAAAAAGAAGGTTAATAAAAAATATCAGATGATTGGTGAATCTCCTGCGTTGAAAAAAATTCAGGAAATGATTGAGAAAGTTGCAGCTTCTGATGCCAGAGTTCTTATTACCGGGCCAAACGGTGCCGGCAAAGAATTGGTTGCTCACGCCATTCACGCGCAAAGTGACCGAAGCAAGGGACCAATGATCGAAGTGAACTGTGCTGCCATTCCTTCAGAATTGATTGAATCTGAACTTTTCGGACATGTTAAAGGAAGTTTTACGGGCGCGATAAAAGATAAACAAGGTAAATTTGAACTTGCAAACAATGGAACCATTTTTCTGGATGAGATTGGTGATATGTCGTTGATTGCTCAGGCTAAAGTACTTCGTGCTCTTCAGGAAAGTAAGGTTTCGCCGGTTGGAAGCGACAAAGAAATCAAAGTTGATGTTAGAGTTTTAGCAGCCACGAATAAAAATATGCAGGAAGAAATTAGGTCTGGAAAGTTTCGGGAAGATTTGTATCACAGACTTTCAGTAATTGAAATTTACGTTCCTTCTTTAGATGAAAGAAAAGATGACATTAAACTTCTGGTAGAGCATTTCGCTAAAATTATTTCTGAAGAACATGGCACAGCATTAAAGAAATTTGATGATAAGGCTATTAAAGCGTTAGAAAATTTCAGCTGGACCGGAAATATACGGGAACTGAGAAATGTCGTAGAGCGATTAATCATTTTAGGGTCAAACCCAATTAATGAAAATGACGTGATCAGTTTTGTAAGAAAATAG
- a CDS encoding curli production assembly/transport component CsgF encodes MKNLFFFISFLGFSFLNAQQLVYKPVNPAFGGDTFNYQWLMSSASAQNQFDEGNSRTSSLKDLNSLSSFTDSLNRQILSELSRKLFGDQFGDGDLQPGTYIFGSIYLEVIQTGQGLLISILNTDTGEQSQIVIPGG; translated from the coding sequence ATGAAAAATTTATTTTTCTTCATATCATTTTTAGGATTTTCATTCCTAAATGCCCAACAGCTCGTCTATAAACCTGTTAATCCCGCTTTTGGTGGCGATACTTTTAATTATCAGTGGTTAATGAGTTCTGCAAGCGCTCAAAATCAATTTGATGAAGGCAACTCCCGCACCAGTTCATTAAAGGATTTAAATTCTTTAAGCAGTTTTACAGATAGTCTGAACCGACAAATCCTCAGCGAATTATCTCGGAAATTATTTGGAGATCAATTTGGGGATGGTGACTTACAACCTGGAACTTACATTTTCGGTTCTATTTACCTTGAAGTTATACAGACCGGCCAAGGATTATTGATTTCGATCTTGAACACCGACACCGGTGAACAGTCTCAAATTGTAATTCCGGGCGGCTAA
- the csgH gene encoding curli-like amyloid fiber formation chaperone CsgH: MKTLIAILVMFSLYNKTSAQKNAAVTGKIVTDNHEGGLKIKAVASNSSEIYGDLNYIMVSVKKGKSGSSTNKQSGKFSIKPKETKTLSEMNINLSKNDGLKVFLFLKDEESDQVVSKDSLEINGDQFDSEVSYIPESNLELAGLTIDDTKTRIGQSFYDSFFKKYNQLQTKLEGTVTVSEMPTFGRNTRIVVTIDDQVIHAFLSKPDEESIEAEADKALASLISYNSRNSLRNKEFKY, encoded by the coding sequence ATGAAAACTCTCATCGCAATTCTGGTCATGTTTTCTCTGTACAACAAAACATCTGCACAAAAGAATGCAGCAGTTACAGGAAAAATAGTTACCGATAATCACGAAGGTGGCCTAAAAATAAAAGCCGTCGCAAGCAACAGTTCAGAGATCTATGGTGATCTCAATTACATTATGGTTTCCGTTAAAAAAGGAAAATCAGGAAGTTCAACTAATAAACAAAGTGGAAAATTTTCAATAAAGCCTAAAGAAACCAAAACTCTTTCCGAAATGAATATTAATCTGTCAAAAAATGATGGATTAAAAGTGTTTTTATTTTTAAAGGATGAAGAAAGTGATCAGGTTGTTTCGAAAGACAGCCTGGAAATCAACGGCGATCAGTTTGATTCTGAGGTAAGTTATATTCCGGAAAGTAATTTGGAATTAGCCGGTCTCACCATAGACGATACCAAAACCCGAATTGGACAAAGCTTTTATGATTCTTTTTTTAAGAAATATAATCAGCTCCAAACAAAATTAGAAGGTACGGTTACCGTTTCAGAAATGCCGACTTTCGGAAGAAACACCCGTATTGTCGTCACAATAGACGATCAGGTGATTCACGCCTTCCTATCAAAACCTGATGAGGAATCCATAGAAGCAGAAGCCGATAAGGCATTGGCAAGTCTGATCAGTTACAATTCCCGAAACAGCCTTCGGAACAAAGAATTCAAATATTAA
- a CDS encoding CsgG/HfaB family protein — protein sequence MKTSTLIKLAFLSVLLFSLQNCTLFNLPTGNEKSTLGENTNYTPEIRKLPAPKDKIVVGVYKFRDQTGQYKAAENGASWSTAIPQGTTSILLKALEDSKWFTPIERENIGNLLNERQIIRSTRKEYSGNDSNDVAALPPLLFAGVLLEGGVISYDTNVMTGGIGARYFGLGAGAQYRQDRITVYIRAVSTSTGEILKTVYTSKTILSTSINGNFFRFIDTERLLESDIGITQNEPVQLAVTEAIEKAVLSLIIEGVKDNLWANKQVNPHDFDKLIENYTSEEKINDSRLIGNKFPDQERGKMSVFANVEAFKIKGDYVNPTTTLGGKVGIKYFITDNLNAEVNVSAVTLENKDIYKKEVFGSELNLEYLFLAKFKFSPFVYAGVGNFFHPTVNLYKAQVGGGFEYLAGKNLGVRAVAQYDLGFTDDWDNFVNGKKKDMGVRFGVGLNYYFGSKKIKN from the coding sequence ATGAAAACATCTACTCTTATAAAATTAGCATTTCTATCAGTTCTTTTATTTTCTCTTCAAAATTGTACATTATTTAATTTACCCACTGGCAACGAAAAATCAACTTTAGGAGAAAATACGAATTACACCCCAGAAATAAGAAAACTGCCCGCACCAAAAGATAAAATTGTGGTCGGAGTTTACAAATTCCGAGATCAAACAGGACAATACAAAGCAGCAGAAAATGGCGCAAGCTGGAGTACTGCAATTCCGCAGGGAACGACTTCAATTTTATTAAAAGCATTGGAAGACAGTAAATGGTTTACTCCAATCGAAAGAGAAAATATTGGTAATCTTCTGAACGAAAGACAGATTATTCGAAGTACCAGAAAAGAATATTCCGGGAATGATTCAAATGATGTGGCTGCTTTACCACCTCTGCTTTTCGCAGGAGTGTTACTGGAAGGTGGTGTAATTTCCTATGATACCAATGTAATGACTGGGGGGATTGGAGCGCGCTATTTTGGACTTGGCGCCGGAGCACAATATAGACAGGATCGAATCACAGTCTATATTAGAGCAGTCTCTACCTCTACCGGTGAAATTCTAAAAACTGTTTACACCTCCAAAACAATTTTGTCTACCAGTATCAATGGTAATTTCTTCCGATTTATCGATACGGAAAGATTGTTGGAATCTGACATCGGTATAACTCAAAATGAACCCGTACAACTTGCTGTTACGGAGGCGATTGAAAAAGCGGTACTCTCCTTAATTATCGAAGGAGTAAAAGATAATTTGTGGGCTAACAAACAGGTAAATCCTCATGACTTCGACAAATTGATTGAAAACTACACTTCAGAAGAAAAGATAAATGACTCCAGATTGATTGGTAATAAGTTCCCAGATCAGGAACGGGGGAAAATGTCTGTCTTTGCTAATGTAGAAGCTTTTAAAATTAAAGGAGATTATGTGAACCCCACAACGACGTTAGGCGGAAAAGTAGGTATAAAATATTTTATAACGGATAACCTAAATGCAGAAGTTAATGTGAGTGCGGTTACCTTAGAAAATAAAGATATCTATAAGAAAGAAGTGTTTGGTTCCGAATTAAATCTGGAATATCTCTTTCTTGCCAAATTTAAATTTTCGCCATTTGTTTATGCCGGAGTTGGAAACTTTTTCCATCCCACCGTTAATCTTTATAAAGCACAGGTCGGTGGTGGATTCGAATATTTAGCCGGTAAAAACTTGGGCGTACGCGCAGTTGCTCAGTATGATCTTGGTTTTACCGATGATTGGGACAATTTCGTTAACGGTAAGAAAAAAGATATGGGGGTAAGATTTGGGGTCGGCCTTAACTATTATTTCGGTTCTAAAAAAATTAAAAACTAA
- a CDS encoding YggS family pyridoxal phosphate-dependent enzyme: MQENAHLEENYRQIISALPKNVELVAVSKTHAAEMIKTVYDLGQRTFGENKVQEIVEKYPQLPKDIKWHLIGHLQTNKVKYIAEFIDTIQSVDSKKLLLEIDKQAAKFNRKIKVLLQVKIAEEETKYGLEIYEAKELFVEFLNNEYPNVDVVGLMGMATFTEDKNQIRKEFTVLKQIFDQLSLKQQMHTLSMGMSNDYPLAIECGANSVRIGSAIFGRRDIV; encoded by the coding sequence ATGCAAGAAAACGCTCATCTCGAAGAAAACTATCGCCAAATTATCAGTGCTTTACCCAAAAATGTAGAATTGGTTGCTGTTTCAAAAACGCATGCTGCGGAAATGATAAAAACCGTATATGATCTGGGACAAAGGACTTTTGGAGAAAATAAAGTGCAGGAAATCGTGGAAAAATATCCCCAGTTACCAAAAGATATTAAATGGCACTTGATTGGTCACCTGCAAACGAATAAAGTTAAATATATTGCTGAATTTATCGATACCATACAAAGCGTTGATTCTAAAAAACTACTTTTAGAGATAGATAAACAGGCTGCTAAATTTAATCGAAAAATCAAAGTTCTTTTACAGGTAAAAATCGCTGAGGAAGAGACAAAATATGGTCTTGAAATTTATGAAGCAAAGGAATTATTTGTAGAATTCCTAAACAATGAATATCCGAATGTAGATGTTGTGGGATTAATGGGAATGGCCACTTTTACGGAGGATAAAAATCAGATCCGAAAAGAATTTACGGTCCTCAAACAGATCTTTGATCAACTTTCTTTAAAACAACAAATGCACACTCTTTCTATGGGAATGAGCAATGATTACCCACTGGCTATAGAATGCGGTGCTAATTCCGTACGAATTGGTTCTGCAATTTTCGGTCGCAGAGATATCGTATAA
- a CDS encoding carboxypeptidase-like regulatory domain-containing protein: protein MKNIFNILTFFLFIFSLSSCSEDLVDKVQVATLKGIVIKKGTNQPIKNVKLFTTPSTETVFTKDDGSFIIENIPLGDYSVRAELTGYLTSFQGVSFKNNEQTVSVVFEMSDDDSLNSSPSVPVLLSPVDNAVDQPLAVDLTWDCNDADSLDVLKYKVVVKNDFDANVIEIKDLTDKHYYLENLKFGVTYYWQVSVSDGINPEVNSPVFRFKTSTTPNNRFHYVKKMNGSYYIVSSDEANVNFQFTPFDKNSWRPRLNQNSQIIAFLRTVGGNAQIFTANTDGSNPFQVTAVPVAGFDNAEIDYAWSKNGKEFLYANFTKLYRINKDGSGLQLVYTTPDGSFISECDWSYDGSKIALKTNDANGYNVKIYIIDLVGNTVKTVLENVPGAAGGLNFSVDGSKLLYTYDISGHQEANYRQLDTHMFIYNLVTDENIDLSVLSEKPDGSNDLDPRFSPNDADVIFVNTSNDGISAKKITKVILQDNSRTDLFPDAEMPDWE, encoded by the coding sequence ATGAAAAATATATTTAACATATTAACATTTTTCCTCTTTATATTTTCACTTTCTTCCTGTAGTGAAGATCTAGTGGATAAGGTGCAAGTAGCGACCTTAAAAGGAATCGTAATAAAAAAAGGAACAAATCAGCCAATTAAAAATGTAAAATTATTTACTACTCCTTCTACCGAAACTGTTTTTACAAAAGATGACGGCAGTTTTATTATAGAAAATATTCCCTTGGGTGATTACTCTGTGCGTGCTGAACTTACCGGGTATCTTACAAGCTTTCAAGGGGTAAGTTTTAAAAATAATGAGCAGACTGTAAGTGTCGTTTTCGAAATGAGTGATGATGATTCATTAAACAGTTCGCCATCAGTTCCCGTTTTGCTAAGTCCGGTTGACAATGCAGTTGATCAACCACTAGCTGTTGATTTAACATGGGATTGCAACGATGCGGATTCTCTCGACGTTCTTAAATATAAAGTGGTGGTTAAAAATGACTTTGATGCAAATGTTATTGAAATTAAAGATTTAACGGATAAACATTATTATCTGGAAAATCTAAAATTTGGAGTGACCTACTATTGGCAGGTGTCAGTTTCTGATGGAATCAATCCTGAAGTCAACAGTCCCGTTTTCCGTTTCAAAACCAGTACAACTCCTAATAACAGATTTCATTATGTGAAAAAAATGAACGGAAGTTATTATATCGTTTCAAGTGATGAAGCAAACGTTAATTTTCAGTTCACACCTTTTGACAAAAACAGTTGGCGACCACGACTTAATCAAAATTCGCAAATCATTGCATTTTTAAGAACGGTTGGTGGTAATGCGCAGATTTTCACCGCAAATACCGATGGATCTAATCCTTTCCAAGTGACGGCAGTTCCGGTTGCAGGTTTTGATAATGCTGAAATTGATTACGCCTGGAGTAAAAACGGAAAAGAATTTCTTTATGCCAACTTTACCAAACTCTATAGAATAAATAAAGATGGCAGTGGACTCCAACTGGTCTACACAACACCGGATGGTAGTTTTATTTCAGAATGTGACTGGAGTTACGATGGAAGTAAAATCGCTTTAAAGACCAATGATGCGAATGGATACAACGTGAAAATTTACATCATTGACTTGGTCGGTAACACCGTGAAAACAGTTTTAGAAAATGTTCCTGGTGCAGCGGGCGGACTCAACTTTTCAGTTGACGGAAGTAAATTACTCTATACTTACGATATATCCGGACATCAAGAAGCGAATTATCGACAGCTTGATACTCACATGTTCATTTACAATTTAGTGACTGATGAGAATATCGACTTATCGGTACTAAGTGAAAAACCAGATGGCAGTAATGATTTGGATCCAAGATTTTCACCAAATGATGCAGACGTTATTTTTGTGAATACCTCAAACGATGGCATCTCCGCCAAAAAAATAACAAAAGTAATCTTACAAGATAATAGCAGAACAGACTTATTCCCTGACGCAGAAATGCCGGACTGGGAGTGA
- a CDS encoding LuxR C-terminal-related transcriptional regulator, protein MKKKIILYESQRLYLDCIHYFLQSNVISKNYQIVGITEFGDIEKNITTENSVLFLNVTGINTFDITDYIEKFLEINPTLKIIVNSLTPEARMIKKFFDKGVKSYLGGTTSKEEFLEALHQVMDGKVYVNDNAKNALLNFICSVDDLYEKKHNSVEDLTAREKDVLLLICDGLRSKEIAEKLFISTHTVESHRRNMMLKFNTNNSSKLVKFALENRLVEY, encoded by the coding sequence ATGAAAAAAAAAATTATCCTTTACGAAAGTCAGAGGCTTTACTTAGATTGTATACATTACTTTCTACAAAGCAATGTTATTAGTAAAAACTACCAGATTGTAGGAATTACCGAATTTGGAGATATTGAAAAGAATATCACTACCGAAAATTCTGTTTTGTTCCTAAATGTTACAGGAATTAATACCTTCGATATTACAGATTACATTGAAAAATTCCTCGAAATAAATCCCACCCTGAAGATTATTGTCAATTCCCTCACTCCCGAGGCAAGAATGATTAAGAAATTTTTTGACAAAGGCGTAAAAAGCTATTTGGGTGGAACGACCAGCAAAGAAGAATTTTTAGAAGCACTTCATCAGGTAATGGACGGCAAAGTCTATGTAAATGATAATGCAAAGAATGCCCTGTTGAATTTCATTTGTAGCGTAGATGATCTTTACGAGAAAAAACATAATAGTGTAGAAGATCTGACCGCGAGAGAGAAAGATGTTCTTCTTCTAATTTGCGATGGTTTGCGATCAAAGGAAATTGCTGAAAAGCTTTTTATCAGTACGCATACGGTGGAATCACACCGCAGAAATATGATGTTGAAATTCAACACTAACAATTCTTCTAAACTGGTGAAATTTGCCTTAGAAAATCGTTTGGTTGAATATTGA
- a CDS encoding MATE family efflux transporter has product MAFLNPQYTKACLKLALPVMLTQVGQVSVNLFDNIIVGKLLGAQALASVSLGNAVFFSIFVFALGFSLAIPPLVSEAHSRNDHNTINSVFRHGFIINMGIGLILMIIMLAAMPLLYHMDQPQEIIPDTISFLGIMTLSIVPFMAFQTLREFSEGLSFTIGVTKATIIANIINIVLNYVFIKGLFGFPPMGVKGSAIASLIARIFMMIFLYYVLLKQPGTRRYIKHFSLKLAGFSKVMFQKMLKIGFPTALQMFFEVTAFAGAAFICGLISAHDIASHQIALSMASFTFNLSIGFSVASTVMIGRRSGERDFVGLKKVGINNLKIVFIFMAFCGLFFIIGRNILPTFFTQKEDVDVIVLASKLLIIAALFQLSDGVQVVALGILRGIQDVKIPSMITFVAYWIITIPLGYYLCVTLRMGAWGMWIALGLGLTISAILLVMRFLKLSQRKIDFAINQ; this is encoded by the coding sequence ATGGCCTTTCTGAATCCCCAATATACCAAAGCCTGTTTAAAACTAGCATTACCTGTAATGCTGACACAAGTCGGGCAAGTTTCTGTGAATTTATTCGATAATATTATTGTTGGAAAATTGTTGGGTGCACAGGCGTTGGCTTCTGTATCTCTGGGAAATGCCGTCTTTTTCTCCATTTTTGTTTTTGCCTTAGGTTTTTCTTTGGCAATTCCTCCTTTGGTTTCTGAAGCTCATTCCAGAAATGATCACAACACCATCAATTCTGTTTTTCGACATGGGTTTATCATTAATATGGGAATAGGATTAATCCTCATGATTATTATGTTGGCCGCAATGCCACTACTCTATCATATGGATCAGCCTCAGGAAATAATTCCTGATACCATCAGCTTTTTAGGAATTATGACACTGAGTATTGTTCCCTTTATGGCTTTTCAAACTTTAAGGGAATTTAGCGAAGGTTTATCATTTACAATTGGAGTGACAAAAGCTACGATTATTGCAAATATCATCAATATCGTTCTTAATTATGTTTTCATTAAAGGTTTATTTGGATTCCCTCCTATGGGGGTAAAAGGATCAGCCATTGCAAGTCTCATCGCTCGAATTTTTATGATGATATTCCTTTATTATGTACTTTTAAAACAGCCCGGAACCCGAAGATATATCAAACACTTTTCCTTGAAACTTGCAGGTTTTTCTAAGGTGATGTTTCAGAAAATGTTAAAGATCGGTTTTCCTACAGCGTTGCAGATGTTTTTTGAAGTCACCGCATTTGCAGGTGCTGCATTTATTTGTGGGCTTATTTCTGCACATGATATTGCTTCTCACCAAATTGCTTTGTCCATGGCGTCTTTCACCTTTAATTTAAGTATAGGATTTAGTGTCGCGTCGACCGTAATGATTGGGCGCAGATCTGGAGAGCGCGATTTTGTAGGTTTGAAAAAAGTGGGTATTAATAACCTGAAAATTGTATTCATATTTATGGCTTTCTGTGGGCTATTCTTTATCATTGGTAGAAATATATTACCGACATTCTTCACCCAGAAAGAAGATGTAGATGTTATTGTTCTCGCTTCTAAATTATTGATTATTGCCGCTCTATTCCAGTTGTCAGACGGTGTTCAGGTGGTCGCTCTCGGGATTTTACGTGGAATACAGGATGTAAAGATTCCTTCTATGATCACTTTTGTTGCGTACTGGATTATCACCATTCCTTTGGGGTATTATTTATGTGTGACTTTAAGAATGGGTGCTTGGGGAATGTGGATCGCCCTTGGATTAGGATTAACAATATCTGCAATTTTGCTCGTGATGAGGTTTTTAAAGCTTTCCCAGCGAAAGATAGATTTTGCTATTAACCAATAA
- a CDS encoding ferritin-like domain-containing protein yields the protein MAKKTAPKGKIAPKSDAADKLKDFMIDGIKDLYWAEKALVKNLPKMSKNATSPHLKKAVDAHLSETKTQVKRLEDAFKALKLKPQAVKCEAMDGLLKEAKGIMEETEPGAVRDAGIIAAAQKVEHYEIASYGTMATYAKLLGEKEVLKLLLETLKEEKTCDKDLTKLAKTEINIKAK from the coding sequence ATGGCAAAGAAAACAGCTCCAAAAGGAAAAATTGCTCCAAAATCGGATGCAGCTGACAAATTAAAAGATTTTATGATCGACGGAATTAAGGATTTGTATTGGGCAGAAAAAGCCTTAGTGAAAAATCTTCCGAAAATGTCTAAAAACGCTACATCTCCTCACCTCAAAAAAGCCGTAGACGCACATTTATCTGAAACTAAAACGCAGGTGAAAAGATTAGAAGACGCTTTTAAAGCTTTAAAATTGAAACCACAAGCCGTGAAATGTGAAGCAATGGACGGTCTGCTGAAAGAAGCAAAAGGAATAATGGAAGAAACAGAGCCAGGAGCAGTAAGAGATGCAGGGATTATCGCAGCGGCTCAAAAAGTAGAACATTACGAAATTGCATCGTACGGTACGATGGCGACTTATGCCAAATTACTCGGCGAAAAAGAAGTTCTAAAACTTCTTCTTGAAACCCTGAAAGAAGAAAAAACATGCGACAAAGACTTAACGAAGCTCGCTAAAACAGAAATTAACATCAAAGCAAAATGA
- a CDS encoding type 1 glutamine amidotransferase domain-containing protein — MSNLNNKKIAVLAADGYEQSELESPVKALKDAGAKVEIVSLKSGEIKAMKDHQWSNSVTVDQTVSNADCKDYDGLLLPGGVINPDALRGDEKAVSFVKDFFSANKPVAAICHAPQTLINAGVVKDRKMTSYKTISKDLENAGANWVDEEVVTDGNLTTSRSPEDLPAFNKRMVEEFGK, encoded by the coding sequence ATGTCAAACTTAAATAATAAAAAAATAGCGGTTTTAGCTGCTGATGGTTATGAACAGTCCGAATTAGAAAGTCCCGTAAAAGCACTAAAAGATGCGGGTGCCAAGGTTGAGATCGTATCATTAAAATCAGGTGAAATAAAAGCAATGAAGGATCATCAATGGAGCAACTCTGTTACCGTTGATCAAACCGTTTCTAATGCAGATTGTAAGGACTATGACGGATTACTTTTGCCTGGAGGCGTTATTAATCCAGATGCCTTGCGTGGCGATGAAAAAGCAGTTTCATTTGTTAAAGATTTTTTCTCTGCCAATAAGCCTGTTGCTGCAATTTGCCACGCTCCGCAAACATTAATTAATGCCGGAGTTGTGAAAGACAGAAAAATGACATCTTACAAAACAATTTCCAAAGATTTGGAAAATGCCGGTGCAAACTGGGTTGATGAAGAAGTGGTAACCGATGGAAATCTTACGACAAGCCGTTCTCCGGAAGATCTGCCCGCTTTTAATAAAAGAATGGTGGAAGAGTTCGGTAAATAA
- a CDS encoding DUF72 domain-containing protein, with product MKNKRYIGCSGFAQGYWKGFFYPEDLPSKDYLAFYSEHLSAVEINSTFYRKPMVKTLAKWYDSTGTEFRFFIKIPKAITHLKKLTEVKQEVSLFCEYISAGLEEKLAGFLFQLPPSFQFTPENLEKVLNAGDRNYMNVFEFRHESWWNSEVQEALKKNAIIFAGVSFPKNIPDDVVINNDNTLYYRLHGVPQLFKSEYSESELEDLAKKIENFKGTSYLFFNNTFGVAGIKNALFLDKALNKS from the coding sequence TTGAAGAATAAAAGATACATTGGCTGTTCCGGATTTGCGCAGGGGTATTGGAAAGGTTTTTTCTATCCGGAAGATCTTCCGTCTAAAGACTACCTTGCTTTTTATTCTGAGCATTTATCTGCTGTAGAAATTAACTCTACTTTTTATCGCAAACCAATGGTCAAGACATTAGCCAAATGGTATGACTCAACTGGAACGGAATTTAGATTTTTCATTAAAATTCCAAAAGCAATTACACATCTTAAAAAGTTAACAGAAGTAAAGCAGGAGGTTTCGTTATTTTGCGAATATATTTCCGCAGGCTTAGAAGAGAAGCTTGCGGGATTTTTATTTCAGCTTCCACCCTCTTTTCAATTTACTCCGGAGAATTTAGAGAAAGTACTGAATGCGGGCGACAGGAATTATATGAATGTGTTTGAATTTAGACATGAATCATGGTGGAATTCTGAAGTTCAGGAAGCGTTAAAGAAAAACGCAATCATTTTCGCCGGCGTTTCATTTCCAAAAAATATTCCCGATGATGTCGTTATAAATAATGATAACACTTTGTACTATCGTTTGCATGGCGTTCCTCAGCTTTTTAAATCGGAATATTCAGAGTCAGAATTAGAAGATTTAGCAAAAAAAATAGAAAATTTTAAAGGAACATCTTATCTATTTTTCAATAATACCTTTGGAGTTGCCGGCATCAAAAATGCTCTTTTTCTCGATAAAGCTTTGAATAAGTCTTAA